From Halorientalis litorea:
ACCGGGAAGACGTTCTATTATGCAACCCGACTCCTCCCCGAGCGCATCCGGCAGCGAACGTACGTTCTCTACGCGTTCTTCCGCATCGCCGACGAAGTCGTCGACGACGAAGACAACGACCTCACGGCCGCCCAGCAACGCGAGGAGTTGCTTCGCATCCGGGAGGCCGTCCTCGGCCGCGAGGAGACTGACGACCCGGTGTTGCAGGCCTTCGCGGAGGTCCGCCGGGAGTCGGACATCACCGAATCCGACGTGGAACTGTTCGTGGACGCGATGCTCACGGACATCGAGAAATCCCGGTACGAGACCTACGAGGAACTCGAAACCTACATGCGCGGGTCGGCCTCGGCCGTCGGGTACATGATGACGGGCATCATGGACGTAGACGACCCGGACGTGGCCCGGCCCCACGCCCGGGCACTGGGCGAGGCGTTCCAGTTGTCGAACTTCCTCCGGGACGTGCGCGAGGACATCGTCGAACGCGACCGCATCTACCTCCCGAAGGAGACGCTGGAGAAGTACGGCGTCACGGAGGCCCAAATCGAGAACTGCGAGATGAGCGACGGGTTCCGGTCGGCGATGGTCCACGAGATGCACCGCGCCGAGAACCTGTACCGCGCGGGCGTCGAGGGCATCAAGTACCTGCCCGAGGACTGTCAGTTCGCCGTGTTGCTCGCGGCGGTGCTGTACGCCGACCACCACCGTCTCATCCGCAACCGTGACTACGACGTCCTCTCGGAGACGCCGGGACTCGCGACGACCCGAAAGCTCTGGCTCATCGCGAAGACGCGCTGGCACTGGCACTGGAACAAGGACCCCGAGGCCGTCTTCGAGCGTGTCTCGACCATCGGTGACGCGCCGTCACACGCACCGGGGCCGGAACCGCCCGAGTCCGTGCCGACGCAGTAGTCAGAACGTCAGCCGGCGGCTGGTTCACACGTCAATTTATATTTCAAGAAGAATATCTCGTCAGTGTGGCTGGCACCTGTGCTCATTGTGGAGACCGGGGTGTTCTACGAGAGTGTAACTACTGTGATGATCGGCATCGTTCGGAACACCAACTCCCAGAGAGTCACAACTGTATCCATATCTACAAGACAGAGACGCACGGGCCGGATTTCAGGTTATTCGGTGAGGCTATTCTGACTGCAAGAGCGAACAACGAGTGTCTCGATTGTGGGCAAGCCATCAAACGAAATCGAAAGCGGTGTTTCCAGTGTAGAGCGCGGCGGCGTCAAGCGAAGGGTGAGAGAGAGATAGCGAGAGATAGAGACGACAATTTATCAGATAATTTAACAAGAGGTGCAAACAACTGCAGAGACTGCGGACGAGCGACAGCAAGTTCGTACGACTACTGTTTTCGGTGTCGGAACACGGCAAGCGATGCCTCGGGAGAGAAAGCGGACAAGCCCAGCGAACAGTCTGGGGGTCTATTGAAGTCGCTGAAACCTGTGCTTGAACAAGTGTTCGACTACCTACGCTAGTCACCGCTCCGAGTTTCGTACCCGCCCGACCAGCGGCGCGGTGTCGAACACCCGAAAGTCGAACCGGTCGATTCTGACGAGGCCGAGGAAGAACAGACTCGCCACGGCCACGGGAACCCAGTTGCCGAAGTAGGCGTTGATGGCACCCCAGAGGATGACGAAACTCACCAGGTCGTCGAGCATGAACTCACAGCGGCGCACCCGGTCGGTGAGTGCGAGACGGTCGAAGGCGATATCGAACAGCACGACGGCCACCGTCGCCGAGAGGACCCACCCCTCGTAGTTCGACCACGGGACGGCGTAGTACGCGCCGCCGCCGTCGTAAGCCCAGAAGCCGAGCGCGACCGCACCGGGGTCCAGCACGAGGTCGACGGCGAGGACGGCAGCGATGACGACGGGTAGGCGCAACAGCGGGTTGGCCGCCCGCTCCCCGAGGAGGAGGGTACAGAGGAGGTAGCTGTTCAGGACGAGCGGGAAGAAGAAAATCGGGAGTCCCAGCGGCACGGTGTCCAGCAGCATTGGGCCGAGGTCCACGCCGTACTCGAAGAAGCCGTAGGGCCACCCGCGCGTGACGCCGACGTACTCGATGGCGTAGGAGTAGAGCGTGAGGGCGACCAGCGCGAGGAGTGCCTTGCGGTCCACGAGCGGTGCGACGCCCGCAATCAGCGGGAGGCGCATCACGAACGTCCCGAACAGCACGAGGTACGGGTTGAAGTTCAGGGGGCCGGGGAGGAGCGTCTCCGCGCTGGCGAGGAGGAGGACGGCACCGGCGAGCGGGAAGACGACGGCGATGGTGAAGCGGTTCTCCCGGACCAGTCGGTCGAGACGGGCCTCGACGCGCTCGCGGGAGACTGACTCAACCGCCATAGCCGAACACGAGGACCCAGAGACCGCCCAGTGTCAGGACCATCCCGGTGAGCGTGTTGATAGCGGGATACCACCAGTAGGCGTCGTCCACGTCCACGTCGGAGAAGGCGATGCCGAACACGAGCACCGGATAGAGGAGCAAGAGCGCGCCTAACAGGA
This genomic window contains:
- a CDS encoding phytoene/squalene synthase family protein, whose translation is MVSNNSLVESKEIHRRTGKTFYYATRLLPERIRQRTYVLYAFFRIADEVVDDEDNDLTAAQQREELLRIREAVLGREETDDPVLQAFAEVRRESDITESDVELFVDAMLTDIEKSRYETYEELETYMRGSASAVGYMMTGIMDVDDPDVARPHARALGEAFQLSNFLRDVREDIVERDRIYLPKETLEKYGVTEAQIENCEMSDGFRSAMVHEMHRAENLYRAGVEGIKYLPEDCQFAVLLAAVLYADHHRLIRNRDYDVLSETPGLATTRKLWLIAKTRWHWHWNKDPEAVFERVSTIGDAPSHAPGPEPPESVPTQ
- the cruF gene encoding bisanhydrobacterioruberin hydratase — its product is MAVESVSRERVEARLDRLVRENRFTIAVVFPLAGAVLLLASAETLLPGPLNFNPYLVLFGTFVMRLPLIAGVAPLVDRKALLALVALTLYSYAIEYVGVTRGWPYGFFEYGVDLGPMLLDTVPLGLPIFFFPLVLNSYLLCTLLLGERAANPLLRLPVVIAAVLAVDLVLDPGAVALGFWAYDGGGAYYAVPWSNYEGWVLSATVAVVLFDIAFDRLALTDRVRRCEFMLDDLVSFVILWGAINAYFGNWVPVAVASLFFLGLVRIDRFDFRVFDTAPLVGRVRNSER